A genomic segment from Clostridium pasteurianum BC1 encodes:
- a CDS encoding transporter substrate-binding domain-containing protein, which yields MKKILMTICLVLLVGLTGCSSNPSKKINAAPGSLEAIKNAGTIKIGIFSDDAPFCYQDADGSFKGYDVELGKRIAKELIGDENKITWVVMNPANRIPYLQTGKVDLMLADFTVTDDRAKSVDFTLPYEKVSIGVVSSEKAPINSVDDLKGKTLAVNTGTTADGYFSKNSPDVKLLKIDAITDGYQALVSGRASAFAQDNTLLLSWAKKNPGYVVGIKELGNKDYIAGAVKKGNKELLDYVNGLIKGKLNDEQFFHKDFDNTLKSSFPADFTADQIVVEGGKTK from the coding sequence ATGAAAAAAATTTTAATGACAATTTGTCTTGTATTGTTAGTAGGACTAACAGGTTGTTCTTCAAATCCAAGCAAAAAAATAAATGCTGCACCTGGTTCATTAGAGGCAATTAAGAATGCAGGTACAATAAAAATAGGTATTTTTTCAGATGATGCACCTTTCTGCTATCAAGACGCTGATGGAAGTTTTAAAGGCTATGATGTAGAACTTGGTAAAAGAATTGCAAAGGAATTGATTGGCGATGAAAATAAAATCACTTGGGTAGTTATGAACCCAGCTAACAGAATACCTTATTTGCAAACAGGTAAAGTAGACTTAATGCTTGCAGATTTTACAGTTACAGATGATAGAGCTAAAAGTGTAGATTTTACATTACCTTATGAAAAAGTTTCTATAGGTGTGGTTTCTAGTGAAAAAGCACCTATAAATTCTGTAGATGATTTAAAGGGTAAAACATTAGCTGTTAATACAGGAACCACAGCAGATGGATATTTTTCTAAAAATTCCCCAGATGTAAAATTGTTAAAGATAGATGCAATTACTGATGGTTATCAAGCTTTAGTTTCTGGTAGAGCAAGTGCTTTTGCACAAGATAATACATTACTACTTTCATGGGCAAAAAAGAATCCAGGTTATGTAGTTGGTATAAAAGAATTAGGCAATAAAGATTATATAGCTGGTGCTGTTAAAAAGGGAAATAAAGAATTATTAGACTATGTAAATGGTTTAATTAAAGGTAAATTAAACGATGAACAATTCTTCCATAAAGATTTTGATAATACATTAAAGTCAAGTTTCCCAGCAGATTTTACTGCTGATCAAATTGTAGTCGAAGGTGGAAAAACAAAATAA
- a CDS encoding amino acid ABC transporter ATP-binding protein — MLLRVKNLKKSFKENTVLNDFSYDVEKGEVIAILGRSGCGKSTLLRCINGLEQIDGGEIYLNETLITKPNAKYKHWSEIRKKIGMVFQSYDLFPHMNVLNNIILGPMKVEKRSKEDATEEALKLLERVGLLEKKLAYPRELSGGQKQRIAICRALCMNPEIILFDEVTAALDPEMVREVLDVIKGLRKQGLTMLVVTHEMAFAEKVADKIIFMENGKIIEMNTPDKFFHSPSTVEARRFLNLSDDYLL, encoded by the coding sequence ATGCTGTTAAGAGTAAAAAATCTAAAAAAATCGTTTAAAGAGAATACTGTGCTTAATGATTTTAGTTATGATGTAGAAAAAGGCGAAGTAATTGCTATATTAGGTCGTTCTGGTTGTGGGAAATCAACACTTTTGAGATGTATTAATGGATTAGAACAAATTGATGGTGGAGAAATATATTTAAATGAAACCTTAATTACAAAACCTAATGCTAAATATAAACATTGGAGCGAAATAAGAAAAAAAATAGGAATGGTATTTCAAAGCTATGATCTTTTTCCACATATGAATGTTTTAAATAATATTATTTTAGGTCCTATGAAGGTAGAAAAAAGAAGTAAAGAGGATGCTACAGAAGAGGCTTTAAAACTTTTAGAAAGAGTAGGTTTATTAGAAAAAAAATTAGCTTATCCTAGAGAACTATCTGGTGGACAAAAACAAAGAATAGCTATTTGCAGGGCTCTTTGCATGAATCCTGAAATAATATTGTTTGATGAGGTTACTGCTGCATTAGATCCAGAAATGGTAAGAGAAGTTTTAGATGTAATTAAAGGACTAAGAAAGCAAGGGCTTACTATGCTTGTGGTTACACATGAAATGGCATTTGCAGAAAAAGTAGCTGATAAAATAATATTTATGGAAAATGGAAAAATTATAGAAATGAATACACCAGATAAATTCTTTCATTCTCCAAGTACTGTTGAAGCAAGAAGATTTTTAAATTTATCTGATGACTATTTACTGTAA
- a CDS encoding amino acid ABC transporter permease — protein MQNLGIDYIIKAFPRIIGGFVLTIKICIIALILSIFLGFIIGVIMTSKNKIINVVLRILLEAFRLIHPIIWLFVFFFGVSYIFNVQTDNIVVSIVVFTLWGTFEIGDLVRSYIKSLPISQFESSVALGFTKMQMYLYILLPQIIIRITPSIVNLATRLIKTTTLVFLIGVPEVLKVSQNIIQVVYNNNPNSYISLTMYFFLLIIYFIICYPLALFSKYLEKKVSIL, from the coding sequence TTGCAGAATTTGGGCATTGATTATATAATAAAAGCTTTTCCAAGGATAATAGGTGGTTTTGTCTTAACTATAAAAATATGTATTATTGCTTTAATACTATCTATTTTTTTAGGATTTATAATTGGTGTAATTATGACTTCTAAAAATAAAATAATTAATGTTGTATTAAGAATATTATTAGAAGCATTTAGATTAATTCACCCTATAATTTGGTTGTTTGTATTCTTTTTCGGCGTGTCTTATATTTTTAATGTACAAACTGATAATATAGTTGTATCAATTGTAGTTTTCACATTGTGGGGTACATTTGAAATAGGTGATTTAGTAAGAAGTTATATAAAAAGTTTACCGATAAGTCAGTTTGAATCAAGTGTTGCTTTAGGATTTACAAAAATGCAAATGTATTTATATATACTTTTGCCACAAATAATAATAAGAATTACACCATCTATAGTTAATTTGGCAACTCGTCTTATAAAAACTACTACCTTAGTTTTTTTAATAGGTGTTCCAGAGGTATTAAAAGTTTCTCAAAACATTATACAGGTGGTATATAACAACAATCCTAATAGTTATATATCTTTAACTATGTACTTTTTCCTACTAATTATTTACTTTATTATTTGTTATCCTTTAGCATTATTTTCAAAATATTTAGAGAAAAAAGTTTCAATATTATAA